TATTTGAAGGAGATGTGAAAGTGATTGGGTCAAGAAATGATTTTTTGCATGGTCGTATTACTGATTACAAAAATTTAGGAGAAAACAGGGGAATCAGTCAAAAAGATAGAGATATGTATTATGCATCTGTTCGATTTTATACATTAATCAATTTGTTAATTTTGAAATACATAGGTTATGATAGTTACGTACTTAATTTTTCAAAAATATTTGAGAACGATACTACATATTTAGTAAAAGAAGATTTTTACAGAAAATGATAAAACATTTGTAATGATAGTTGTCCTCATGTCATAATTAAGTTAATTTTTTAAAATATAACTTCGTCAATTATATTGAATTTTGCCAATATTATATAAATGCATATCTTTGCACTGTAATGTTAAGAAATTTGGAACAACATATTGAACATTATTTTAAGGGAAGCGATAAACTTTCCAAGGATAGGCTTGTATTTTCTATAAAGAAGGACTTTCCAAGTTGGTCTGAAAATACCATCAATATGTATCTCTCCAAACTTAAAAAAGACGGAGTTTTAAATAATCCCTCAAGAGGAATCTATGAGATAGAGAACAAAGAACAGTTTTATCCTAAAATCTCAAGTAATCTTAAAAGAATTTACAATAAAGTAAATCGAGAATTCCCCTATATTTCGTTTTGTGTTTGGGACACGATATGGTTCAATGACTTTATGATTCATCAGCCTTTTAAGAACTATGTTGTTTTAGAGGTTGAAAAAGATGCTTGTGAATCAGTGTTTTCATTTTTGTCGCAAACAATGAAAAATGTCTTTTTCAATCCTGATGAAGAAATTTTTGAGCGCTACATTCACAATGTTGATGAGGTTGTAATTGTGAAGAATCTGATTTCGGAATCACCATTAATTGAAAGAGATAAAATAACTATTCCTACACTTGAAAAGTTATTGGTAGATATGTTGATTGATGCTTCGCTTTTTTCGGCTCAACAAAATGAAAAAGAAATAATCATTAAGAATGTAAAACAAAGATTTACATTAAATGAACTGAAGATGAATAGATATGCTTCAAGAAGAAACAGGGAAAAGGAAATTTATGAATTAATAAATATAAGTTTGGCAAAATAAACATATTTTGCCAATTTTAAACAATTATGATAGATGCAAAATCTTACACTGAAGAATGGATAACTAACTTACGAAATAGTTTTGGCAAACGTGTTGACCCGAAACTTATAGAAAAAGTAATATATGCATTGACACTCTTGGAGCAATTGAGATTGAACAATCTAGAATTTGTCTTCAAAGGAGGAACAGCACTACTTTTAGCGACGGAAAATCCGAGACGCTTTTCAATAGACATCGACATTATTACCGAAGAATCTGAAGACAAAATCAAAACGGTTTTAGAAAAAATAAGTCAATTAGAGATGTTTATCAGATGGGAGGACGATAATGATAGAAAACACACCCAAGATGCACCTATTGGACATTTCAAAATATTTTACAAAAGCAGTGTAGATGGTCACGAAGAACCTATTTTGTTGGATTTATTATATTCAACCAATCCTTATCCTGAAACAAAACTTTATCCGATAAAACATAAGTGGCTATTAACTGATGGAGAAGCAACTGATGTCGTCTTACCAACATTTGAAGCCATTTTAGGAGATAAGTTAACAGCATTTGCTCCAAAAACAACAGGAATATTGTATTCTAAAAATCGTCCTGTAGAAATTATTAAACAATTGTATGACATTGCGTTTCTATTCGACCAAATAACTGATTTGGATGTTGTAAGAAAAAGTTATTCTAGAGTTGTAGGGGAAGAAATAAGATATAGGAATTTGAAAATTGACGCTGATGTGGTTTTGAATGATACTTGGCAAACATGCTATATCTTGTCGGAAAGAGATGAGAAGTCTGATGAATTCAAACATTTGCAGTTAGGTATCAAGAATTTCACAAATTTTATCATCGACCGTTTTTCAATTGAAGAGGCGATTGTTGCATCTTCAAAAGTGGCTTATCTCACAACTTTAATAAAAAAGGGTGGAAATAAAGAAATAGAGCGCTTTAATAATCCAACTGAAATCAAAGATTGGCTGATTGAACATCCCACCTACAATAAACTGAACAAGTTAAAAAAGAGTAATCCCGAGGCATTTTTTTATTGGTACAAATGTGTATAGAACTTAAGAGCATTTTCATAGCAAAAAATGAATAGTTCTGATTCTTTTATTCATCACTTTTCTTAATAACAAATATTTAAGACAAATATTTTATCTTTGTTAGATTGCCAATATTGGTAAAAAAATCCAAATTAATATTAACTTTTTAATTCCAAATCAAATTCCTTGATAACATTTATCGGAATTTGATAGAATCTGATTTTAGTAAATATGACAATTTTTATTATTTTATTTTTGATAATTCTTATCGTTGTTCTAAGTAAGAAAAAGAATCCAAGCAAAAAAGTATACTTTAAGAACTCAAATTCTTTAATTCAACCATCTGCAGTTAATAGTATATCTGCAAAAAGCCGTTCTAAAGCAATAGAAGACATGTCTTTTCATAACACAAATTCATCTAAAATAAATGATGATAGCGTTATTGATGTTTCTGAACTTGTAAGCACATTGATTGGAAATATCAAAGTTACTTCTGATTACACCTCTTCTTATTCCTCAATTCCGTATTGGGCACATCAATATATTTACTCATACAACGAAATAAATTATGCAACTCAAGCGCAAAAGGCATTTTACGAAAAATTTAGAAATGAATTCTTAAAAGAAAACTTCATCTATCTAAATGGCAATAATAACTATGCCTTTATTTTACTTTTTGATTTACTGAATGAATTCGAAAATCACAAAGATTACCACAAAATTGAAAAACAATTAGAAGATTTAGGAAATAACTATCCTAGAACAAAATCATATTGCGTGTCGTTTTTGCTCAAAAAACTTGAAGAATACAATATGGATAATGAAGCTGATTTATTCAGGGAGAAAAACTACCAATACGATTACGACTATTGGAAATTGGGAAGACGATACAAAAAGAAGCTTAATCTTACCAATGAACAAGAGCAAATTCTTAACAGAATATGGCTTCAAAATAATGTGTTCAATGAAATTGAGTTCTGCAAAATTGAAATACTAAAAGGATTTTTGAGAGCTTACGAATTTTTACAGCGTAATTATGTTTCGACTGACAATTCATTTGAAAATTTAATGGACGAACTGTCGGATTTTATTGTTAGAAAATATTATCATTATAGAAAAGGTAGTCAAAATTATAAATACACTTTCGATTCTGTAAAAGGAGAAATCTACGGTCACATTTTGAAATTGACAGAAAATAATGTTAGAGAAGAATTTTCCAATAAACGAAAATTAACTGCGGAATTGAATTACAGAACTCCTGAGATTTTAAATCTATATGATGAAAAAATCATTTCAAAATTAGCTGACTTTTTTGTTGAAGACAAGAAGAACATAATACCACCGGATTTGGACACAGAAAAACTACTAAATGAAAGTAATACCACTCGTTGGAAGTCCAAGTTTGAAAAAATTTTAAAAGATTTTTCATCTGCGGATGGATTCGAAAATCAAATCATCAACTTGGCGGAGCAGAATGTCAAAAATCCTTCAGTAGAAAATATTTTTTACGAAGCATCAAAATCTGTGGCAAAAATTGACAAAGTTTGTTCTCTCCGGCTTTACCTTCGCTATATTGATGCTGACTTAAAATCAACGCAGTTTGACAATAAGCAGATGAATAAAACAATTCAAAAAAGTTTATTTAATACAGCTGAACAATTTGACGATTTTGAAAAAATATTGAATAAATTCATTGTTGAAAAGAATCTTGAAGAGGCATTAAAGTGTATAAATGAGTTTTATATCCCAAAGAGACGAAAAATATCCATTGATAAAAAAACAATTCAAGATGTCCAGAAACAACACTCGGGAACGGTAAGTCTCCTTAATGAATATTTGCAAGAAGAGATGGAAGAAGATGTGCAAAATGAAGAATGGGGAAAAGAAGAGGATGTTGTTCAAATTAATATAATTAACGATAATGAAGATTTAGTTTCTTCTAAATTTTTAAATGAATTAAATCTTTCTGAACTTCAAAAAGAAGTTTTGGAAATCTTTGAAAAAAGCAGTTTCAGTATTCCCCAAACCGAACTTGAAGATTTCCTAAAAGCAAAAAACCAAATGATGAATTCGGTAGTAGATTCTATTAACGAACACTGTTTTGATACATTTGATGATGTACTTATTGAAGAAGACGATGAGTATTTTACTATAAACGAAAATTATTACAAAAAACTATTAAAGAATGATTGATAACATTAAACCAAAAGAAGCTACCTCAATAGTAAATTCACTTGTAAGCGGTGTAGTCCCCAAAATTGGTGTTCAGCATATAACGGTTGGAAGAACCGATGAAATAGAAGCATTCATCTCAGCACTCAACGATGTTAAAAACGGGCATAGTTTAGCCAAGTTTTGGATTGGTGATTTTGGGAGTGGGAAGTCTTTTATGCTTCATTTGCTCAATACTGTTGCACTGAAACAGAAATTTGTGGTGGCAAACGCAGATTTTACACCGGACAATCGACTTTATTCAAACGATGGAAAGAGTGTTTTGCTCTATTCATCAATTATGGACAATATTGCGATTCAAACCAAGCCTGAAGGTGGAGCTTTGCAAACGCTGTTGGAAAAATGGATTGAGCAAGTAATTACAAAAACAGCACAGGAAAATGAAATCTCTTTGGTTGATATTCGAAATGAGGAATACCTTGGCTTGATTCAAAATTCTATAATCAAGACTATTAATGAAATTACGGAAGTAGGAGGTTTTGATTTCGGTTCCGTCATTGTCAAATATTATGAGGGTTATATAAAAGGAGATGAACTTTTGCGTAGAAATGCGTTAAAATGGTTGAAGGGAGAATACAAAACAAAAACTGAAGCAAGGCAAGATTTAGGGGTTCGTGAAATTATCAACGACCAAAACTTTTATGATATGCTGAAAAATTTCTGCAAATTGTTTGTCAGCATGGGTTACAGTGGTTTTATGATTAATTTGGATGAAGCAATCAACCTCTATAAAATTTCAACTTCTGTGATGAGGGAGAAGAATTACGAAAAAATTCTCAGCATCTATAATGACTGTTTTCAGGGTAAAGTATCAAACTTATTCATCAATTTTGCAGGTACGAGGGAGTTTTTGGAGAATGAAAGACGCGGTCTATTTAGTTACCAAGCTTTAAAATCTCGATTACAAACTAATAAATTTGAAACATTGGAGATGAGGGATTTTGCACAGCCAGTGATCAAACTCACTCCGTTAAACCATAATGAAATTTTTGTTCTACTAAAGAAGTTAAAGTTAATATTTGATTTTAATTATAAGACTGATATCAATATTTCTGATGAAGAAATTTCAGCCTTTATGGAGGAAATGTTTAATAAACCAGGAGCTTCTGAATTTCTTACACCAAGAGAAGTGATTCGTGATTTTTTAAACATTTTAAATATCATTCGCCAAAATCCAGAAGTGGACAAGAACCAATTGTTTGGAGATATAGAAATTGAGGATGAAAGACCAAACGATTTGAATATCTTGGATAGCATCGAAGAATTATGATAGCCTTCAATCTACTTTCCGAGCCGATTCGAAAATATATTAGAGATAAAGGATGGGAAAGTCTTAGACCAATTCAGGAAGCTGCAATCCAACGAATATTAAGCACAGAAAATAATTATGTGTTGATTTCAAGGACTGCGTCAGGCAAAACAGAAGCCGCATTTCTGCCTATATTGTCAAGGGCAAATTTCAAAAAAGAAGGAGTTAGGATTCTTTATATTTCTCCATTAATTGCATTGATAAATGACCAATTTCGCAGAGTGGAAGAATTGTGCGAATATTTGGACATACCTGTAACAAAATGGCATGGTGAAGCAAGCAGAGGTCAAAAAGAAAAACTACTCAAAAATCCAAGTGGAATTGTATTGATTACTCCTGAGTCTTTGGAAGCAATGTTTGTAAACAAGCCATACAATGTAAAGCATTTGTTTGAATCATTAGAATTTGTTGTCATCGATGAAATTCATTCATTTTTAGGTTCTGACAGGGGAATCCAATTGCAATCAATATTGTCGCGACTACAAAAAATAAATAAAACAAAGTTCAAAACCTTAGCGCTTTCTGCCACTGTTAGTGATTCTAATCAATATGTTGAGTTAAAAAATTTTATTGGCGATGTTGAGAATACAAAAATTATTAGGGATATCACGCCAAAACCTATCAATGCTGTTTTTAGATATTTTGAAGGTACAGGTGCTGAATTACCTCTCGATTTGTTGAAGGATTTATACGTTCAGACAAGAAATAATAAATCACTTATTTTTCCTAATGCTAGAGGAAGGGTAGAAGAGGTCGCTGTAAAATTGAGAAAGATTTCAGATAAAGTTGGTGGACATCAAAATTATTTTTCGCATCATTCTTCTGTTGATAAAGAGGTGAGAGAATATGTAGAGTTTTTTGCGAA
The sequence above is a segment of the Chryseobacterium taklimakanense genome. Coding sequences within it:
- a CDS encoding DUF6577 family protein is translated as MEQHIEHYFKGSDKLSKDRLVFSIKKDFPSWSENTINMYLSKLKKDGVLNNPSRGIYEIENKEQFYPKISSNLKRIYNKVNREFPYISFCVWDTIWFNDFMIHQPFKNYVVLEVEKDACESVFSFLSQTMKNVFFNPDEEIFERYIHNVDEVVIVKNLISESPLIERDKITIPTLEKLLVDMLIDASLFSAQQNEKEIIIKNVKQRFTLNELKMNRYASRRNREKEIYELINISLAK
- a CDS encoding nucleotidyl transferase AbiEii/AbiGii toxin family protein, with the translated sequence MIDAKSYTEEWITNLRNSFGKRVDPKLIEKVIYALTLLEQLRLNNLEFVFKGGTALLLATENPRRFSIDIDIITEESEDKIKTVLEKISQLEMFIRWEDDNDRKHTQDAPIGHFKIFYKSSVDGHEEPILLDLLYSTNPYPETKLYPIKHKWLLTDGEATDVVLPTFEAILGDKLTAFAPKTTGILYSKNRPVEIIKQLYDIAFLFDQITDLDVVRKSYSRVVGEEIRYRNLKIDADVVLNDTWQTCYILSERDEKSDEFKHLQLGIKNFTNFIIDRFSIEEAIVASSKVAYLTTLIKKGGNKEIERFNNPTEIKDWLIEHPTYNKLNKLKKSNPEAFFYWYKCV
- a CDS encoding tellurite resistance TerB C-terminal domain-containing protein → MTIFIILFLIILIVVLSKKKNPSKKVYFKNSNSLIQPSAVNSISAKSRSKAIEDMSFHNTNSSKINDDSVIDVSELVSTLIGNIKVTSDYTSSYSSIPYWAHQYIYSYNEINYATQAQKAFYEKFRNEFLKENFIYLNGNNNYAFILLFDLLNEFENHKDYHKIEKQLEDLGNNYPRTKSYCVSFLLKKLEEYNMDNEADLFREKNYQYDYDYWKLGRRYKKKLNLTNEQEQILNRIWLQNNVFNEIEFCKIEILKGFLRAYEFLQRNYVSTDNSFENLMDELSDFIVRKYYHYRKGSQNYKYTFDSVKGEIYGHILKLTENNVREEFSNKRKLTAELNYRTPEILNLYDEKIISKLADFFVEDKKNIIPPDLDTEKLLNESNTTRWKSKFEKILKDFSSADGFENQIINLAEQNVKNPSVENIFYEASKSVAKIDKVCSLRLYLRYIDADLKSTQFDNKQMNKTIQKSLFNTAEQFDDFEKILNKFIVEKNLEEALKCINEFYIPKRRKISIDKKTIQDVQKQHSGTVSLLNEYLQEEMEEDVQNEEWGKEEDVVQINIINDNEDLVSSKFLNELNLSELQKEVLEIFEKSSFSIPQTELEDFLKAKNQMMNSVVDSINEHCFDTFDDVLIEEDDEYFTINENYYKKLLKND
- a CDS encoding ATP-binding protein: MIDNIKPKEATSIVNSLVSGVVPKIGVQHITVGRTDEIEAFISALNDVKNGHSLAKFWIGDFGSGKSFMLHLLNTVALKQKFVVANADFTPDNRLYSNDGKSVLLYSSIMDNIAIQTKPEGGALQTLLEKWIEQVITKTAQENEISLVDIRNEEYLGLIQNSIIKTINEITEVGGFDFGSVIVKYYEGYIKGDELLRRNALKWLKGEYKTKTEARQDLGVREIINDQNFYDMLKNFCKLFVSMGYSGFMINLDEAINLYKISTSVMREKNYEKILSIYNDCFQGKVSNLFINFAGTREFLENERRGLFSYQALKSRLQTNKFETLEMRDFAQPVIKLTPLNHNEIFVLLKKLKLIFDFNYKTDINISDEEISAFMEEMFNKPGASEFLTPREVIRDFLNILNIIRQNPEVDKNQLFGDIEIEDERPNDLNILDSIEEL